A stretch of Lathyrus oleraceus cultivar Zhongwan6 chromosome 6, CAAS_Psat_ZW6_1.0, whole genome shotgun sequence DNA encodes these proteins:
- the LOC127093622 gene encoding uncharacterized protein LOC127093622 — MPGMPGMPGMPGILGIPGMSGIPGIKESKFIPSLFFFVATSTLSDLEGNLGGLVRRLSVLGGGLGNPGIPGMPGIRGGIPGMPGIRGGVLGGEMPGIPGMPGTRGGVLGGDMPGMPGIRPGMPGIGGSGIPGMPGIPGTKGGVLGGEMPGMPGIRPGMPGIGGSGIPGTPGTPGTKGGVLGGEMPGMPGIGGSGIPGMPGTPGIKELKLVPSLFFFVATSSAKI, encoded by the coding sequence ATGCCGGGAATGCCTGGGATGCCTGGGATGCCTGGGATACTTGGGATACCTGGAATGTCTGGAATTCCCGGTATTAAAGAATCAAAATTTATACCATCGTTATTTTTCTTTGTAGCAACTTCAACTTTGAGCGATTTAGAAGGTAATCTTGGAGGTTTAGTAAGGAGACTAAGCGTCTTGGGGGGAGGACTGGGCAATCCTGGAATTCCTGGGATGCCTGGAATTAGGGGTGGGATTCCAGGAATGCCTGGGATTAGGGGTGGGGTGCTTGGGGGTGAGATGCCTGGAATACCTGGAATGCCTGGAACTAGGGGTGGGGTGCTTGGGGGTGATATGCCTGGGATGCCTGGAATAAGGCCTGGGATGCCTGGAATAGGTGGGAGTGGAATTCCAGGAATGCCTGGGATACCTGGAACTAAGGGTGGGGTGCTTGGAGGTGAGATGCCTGGGATGCCTGGAATTAGACCGGGGATGCCTGGAATTGGTGGGAGTGGGATTCCAGGGACGCCTGGGACACCTGGAACTAAGGGTGGGGTGCTTGGAGGTGAGATGCCTGGGATGCCTGGAATTGGTGGGAGTGGGATTCCAGGGATGCCTGGAACCCCTGGTATTAAGGAATTAAAACTTGTACCGTCATTATTTTTCTTTGTAGCAACTTCATCTGCAAAAATATAA